The following are encoded in a window of Leptolyngbya sp. CCY15150 genomic DNA:
- a CDS encoding PAP/fibrillin family protein, producing MLGKTELLDAIAGKNRGVLATAADQQAIQAAIARLEERNPTPEPLAAPELLQGNWRLLYTTSQDLLRFEQIPLCRLGQIYQYILPDQQRIYNIAELYGLPLLSAVVSVAAVFQPVSKQRVQVQFDRSVVGFAGFLGYRSPEGFIQTLQSGKRLAALDVAIDTSNRDAWLDVTYLDGDLRIGRGNGGSLFVLSRT from the coding sequence ATGTTAGGTAAAACGGAACTACTGGATGCGATCGCAGGTAAAAATCGCGGCGTGCTGGCAACAGCGGCAGATCAGCAGGCCATTCAGGCAGCGATCGCCCGTTTAGAGGAACGCAACCCCACCCCCGAGCCCCTAGCGGCCCCAGAATTATTGCAGGGCAACTGGCGACTGCTCTACACGACCAGTCAAGATCTGCTGCGGTTTGAGCAAATTCCGCTCTGTCGCCTTGGGCAAATTTATCAATACATTTTGCCAGACCAGCAGCGCATCTATAATATTGCCGAACTGTATGGCTTGCCCTTGCTTAGCGCTGTGGTGAGTGTGGCGGCGGTGTTTCAACCGGTCTCCAAGCAGCGGGTGCAGGTGCAGTTTGATCGCTCCGTGGTGGGATTTGCAGGATTTTTGGGGTACCGATCCCCCGAGGGGTTTATCCAAACCCTGCAGTCGGGGAAACGGTTGGCTGCCTTGGATGTGGCCATTGATACCTCTAATCGAGATGCTTGGTTAGATGTCACCTACTTGGATGGCGATCTGCGCATCGGACGGGGCAATGGCGGCAGCCTGTTTGTCTTAAGCCGAACCTAG
- the rpiA gene encoding ribose-5-phosphate isomerase RpiA: MLSGTDPVKLMKQQVGFTAADRVQSGAIVGLGTGSTTAYAIQRLGDRLKSGDLKDIKGIPTSFQASVLAKQYGIPLTTLDEVDRIDVAIDGADEVDPQKNLIKGGGAAHTREKVVDSLAELFIVVVDSSKLVTALGTTFALPVEVLPMAIAPVTRALEALGGTVELRMGVKKDGPVITDQGNMVLDVTFAAIANPAEMEVTINNIPGVLENGLFVNVTDVVLIGEIKDGEAIVREM, translated from the coding sequence ATGTTGTCAGGAACAGATCCCGTCAAGCTGATGAAACAGCAGGTTGGCTTCACGGCCGCCGATCGCGTGCAGTCGGGTGCCATTGTGGGTTTAGGAACCGGTTCAACCACCGCCTACGCCATTCAGCGCTTGGGCGATCGCCTTAAGTCTGGTGACCTGAAAGACATCAAAGGGATTCCCACCTCCTTTCAGGCGTCGGTGTTGGCAAAACAGTATGGCATTCCTCTCACCACCCTGGATGAAGTCGATCGCATTGATGTGGCCATCGACGGGGCCGATGAAGTCGATCCCCAAAAGAATTTGATTAAGGGCGGTGGTGCGGCCCACACCCGCGAGAAGGTGGTGGATTCCTTAGCCGAGCTGTTCATTGTGGTGGTGGATAGCTCCAAGCTGGTGACCGCCTTGGGCACCACCTTTGCCCTGCCGGTGGAAGTGTTACCCATGGCGATCGCTCCGGTCACCCGTGCGCTAGAAGCCTTGGGTGGCACCGTGGAGCTGCGTATGGGTGTGAAGAAGGATGGCCCGGTGATTACCGACCAGGGCAACATGGTGCTCGATGTCACCTTTGCAGCGATCGCCAATCCAGCGGAGATGGAAGTGACGATTAATAACATCCCCGGCGTGCTGGAAAACGGGCTCTTCGTCAATGTCACCGATGTGGTGTTGATTGGCGAAATCAAAGACGGCGAGGCCATCGTCCGGGAAATGTAG